In the genome of Paenibacillus pabuli, one region contains:
- a CDS encoding GatB/YqeY domain-containing protein: MNLSERLNEDMKQAMKSKDKFKLSNIRLIRSTIKNLEIDLKRDLDDNEVLDILSREIKQRKDALQEFDKAGRDDLAANAKAEIEILSQYLPAQLTEEEIKVIVQQTIQETGASSKAEMGKVMSALMPKVKGKADGKLVNQAVQQFLQ; encoded by the coding sequence ATGAATCTTAGCGAACGATTGAACGAAGATATGAAGCAAGCGATGAAGAGCAAGGACAAGTTCAAGCTCTCCAACATTCGGTTGATTCGTTCGACGATCAAGAATCTTGAAATAGATTTGAAAAGAGATTTGGATGATAACGAAGTGCTTGATATTCTGAGTCGTGAAATCAAACAGCGCAAAGATGCCCTCCAAGAATTTGACAAAGCGGGCCGTGATGACCTCGCGGCAAATGCAAAAGCGGAAATTGAAATACTCAGTCAGTACCTTCCCGCACAGCTTACCGAAGAAGAAATTAAAGTTATTGTACAGCAGACCATCCAGGAAACCGGTGCTTCTTCGAAAGCCGAGATGGGGAAAGTCATGTCTGCCCTTATGCCGAAAGTCAAAGGCAAAGCGGACGGCAAACTGGTAAATCAAGCAGTTCAACAATTTCTGCAATAA
- the rpsU gene encoding 30S ribosomal protein S21: MSETKVRKNETIDAALRRFKRSIAKDGVLAEVKKRKHYEKPSVKRKKKSEAARKRKF, translated from the coding sequence GTGTCTGAAACTAAAGTTCGCAAAAACGAGACTATTGATGCTGCACTTCGTCGCTTTAAACGTTCCATCGCAAAAGATGGCGTATTGGCTGAGGTGAAGAAACGTAAGCATTATGAGAAGCCAAGCGTAAAGCGCAAGAAAAAGTCCGAGGCTGCTCGTAAGAGAAAGTTTTAG
- a CDS encoding histidine triad nucleotide-binding protein gives MDCLFCKIVEGSIPSNKVLENDHVIVFHDIQPAAPTHVLVIPKKHIASMNEVTTEDLPLIGEIHLAAQEAAKRLGVEETGYRLINNCGKDGEQTVHHLHYHLLGGTRLGVLTSLSDSHK, from the coding sequence ATGGATTGCTTATTTTGCAAAATTGTTGAGGGCAGCATTCCCTCCAATAAGGTACTGGAGAACGACCATGTCATCGTCTTTCATGACATCCAGCCCGCTGCACCGACCCATGTGCTCGTTATTCCCAAGAAACATATTGCTTCCATGAATGAAGTAACGACAGAAGACTTACCGTTGATCGGTGAGATTCATTTGGCTGCGCAGGAAGCGGCCAAGCGTCTTGGAGTGGAAGAAACAGGGTATCGACTGATTAATAACTGTGGCAAAGATGGAGAACAAACGGTCCATCATTTGCATTATCATTTGCTTGGTGGGACCCGACTTGGCGTGTTGACAAGTTTGTCAGACTCACACAAATAA
- a CDS encoding NfeD family protein: MMLLTLLLPVWIGSPSAHAAEKSGAVYIIPVDKPIEQGLGKFMERGFKEAEEMNAGLIVLDINTPGGRVDTAEELGTLIKESPVETVAFVRGDAASAGSYLALNADKIVMSPGSMIGAAAMVDSTGKHVDDPKLVAFWKSKMQGAAEKSGRDGKIAAGMADVNMVVEMPEINKTKGKGEIIALSAEEALKVGYADHISNTPEEAAAWLGYSQDDVFTVQRTAAENISTFLTNPVVMTVLLFLGIAGVIIELIVPGFGVPGIVGIVCFVLYFSGNYIAGFAGAETWVLFTIGLILMILEMFIPSFGILGIVGSIALVAGVVRAAYDTSDAFVSLGIAFGAALVVIAIVVILFKDRGIWNRFILSDRLSTDRGYSSATERKELIGLEGISLTPLRPSGTAMFNGERVDVVSDGDFIPIDTPIIVIKAEGTRIVVQQALPV, encoded by the coding sequence ATGATGCTGCTGACGCTGCTGCTTCCTGTCTGGATTGGATCACCGTCAGCACATGCAGCTGAGAAAAGTGGCGCCGTATATATCATTCCGGTGGATAAACCAATCGAGCAGGGGCTTGGCAAGTTTATGGAACGTGGCTTTAAGGAAGCAGAAGAGATGAATGCTGGCCTGATCGTTCTGGATATCAATACGCCGGGAGGGCGTGTCGACACGGCAGAGGAACTGGGGACCCTAATTAAGGAAAGTCCAGTTGAAACTGTTGCATTTGTCCGTGGGGATGCTGCCTCTGCCGGAAGTTATCTGGCTTTGAATGCGGATAAGATCGTAATGTCGCCAGGCAGCATGATTGGTGCGGCAGCAATGGTGGACAGTACAGGTAAACATGTCGATGATCCAAAGCTGGTTGCATTCTGGAAGAGCAAAATGCAGGGAGCGGCTGAGAAAAGTGGCCGTGACGGCAAAATTGCTGCCGGAATGGCGGACGTTAACATGGTCGTAGAGATGCCTGAGATTAATAAAACCAAGGGAAAAGGTGAAATTATTGCTCTCTCGGCCGAAGAGGCGCTGAAAGTGGGCTATGCGGACCATATCAGCAACACGCCGGAGGAAGCTGCAGCCTGGCTTGGTTACAGTCAGGATGATGTGTTCACCGTTCAGAGAACAGCTGCAGAGAACATATCCACATTTCTTACCAATCCTGTCGTCATGACAGTGTTGCTGTTCCTTGGAATAGCCGGTGTGATTATTGAATTGATTGTACCCGGGTTCGGAGTGCCTGGTATTGTTGGTATCGTGTGCTTTGTGCTTTATTTCTCAGGAAATTACATTGCCGGTTTTGCTGGAGCGGAGACATGGGTACTATTCACTATTGGACTCATTTTGATGATTCTCGAGATGTTTATCCCGAGTTTCGGCATTCTGGGTATAGTGGGATCGATTGCGCTTGTCGCTGGCGTTGTGCGAGCGGCTTATGATACCAGTGATGCATTTGTATCCTTAGGTATTGCTTTTGGAGCCGCGCTGGTGGTCATTGCGATCGTTGTTATCCTGTTTAAGGATCGCGGAATATGGAATCGATTCATATTAAGTGATAGGCTCTCTACTGATCGTGGATACTCTTCGGCGACAGAACGCAAAGAGTTGATCGGTCTGGAGGGTATTAGTCTGACTCCACTTCGTCCTTCGGGTACAGCGATGTTTAATGGAGAACGCGTTGATGTGGTGTCGGATGGAGATTTCATTCCAATTGATACGCCGATTATTGTGATTAAAGCGGAAGGTACCCGGATCGTCGTTCAACAAGCGTTACCGGTGTAG
- the floA gene encoding flotillin-like protein FloA (flotillin-like protein involved in membrane lipid rafts), with product MEPTLITVLLVAVVAIIVLSVFFSFFPVMLWISAIASGVRIGIITLVAMRLRRVTPSRIVNPLIKATKAGLGLNINQLESHFLAGGNVDRVVNALIAAQRANIPLEFERAAAIDLAGRDVLQAVQMSVNPRVIETPIVSAVAKDGIEVKVRARVTVRANIDRLVGGAGEETIIARVGEGIVSTNGSSNSHKDVLENPDLISRTVLSKGLDAGTAFEILSIDIADVDVGKNIGAFLQTEQAEADKRIAQAKAEERRAMAVAQEQEMKARVVEMRARVVESESQVPLAMSEALRSGKIGVMDYMNLKNIEADTQMRNTLGKPGEGSNSNDQGDSKNGR from the coding sequence ATGGAACCAACCTTGATTACGGTTTTGCTCGTTGCGGTAGTTGCGATTATCGTTCTGAGCGTATTCTTCAGCTTTTTCCCGGTAATGCTCTGGATCTCAGCGATTGCATCCGGAGTACGAATCGGTATTATTACACTGGTCGCGATGAGATTGAGACGTGTAACACCTAGCCGGATTGTTAATCCGCTAATCAAAGCAACCAAGGCAGGTCTTGGTTTGAACATTAACCAGTTGGAAAGTCACTTCCTGGCAGGTGGTAACGTTGACCGGGTTGTCAACGCCCTGATTGCTGCACAACGTGCGAACATTCCTCTCGAATTTGAACGCGCAGCTGCGATCGATCTTGCGGGTCGTGACGTATTGCAAGCCGTACAAATGAGTGTAAACCCGCGTGTTATTGAAACGCCGATTGTTTCTGCGGTTGCCAAAGATGGTATCGAAGTTAAAGTAAGAGCGCGTGTTACGGTTCGTGCCAATATTGACCGCCTCGTCGGTGGTGCTGGTGAAGAAACGATTATTGCCCGTGTCGGTGAAGGTATTGTAAGTACGAACGGTTCCTCGAATTCCCATAAAGACGTCCTGGAAAATCCGGATCTGATCTCTCGTACCGTATTGTCCAAAGGTTTGGATGCAGGTACCGCTTTTGAAATTCTGTCTATTGATATCGCGGACGTGGATGTAGGTAAGAACATTGGTGCATTCCTGCAAACGGAGCAAGCTGAGGCCGATAAACGCATCGCACAGGCGAAAGCGGAAGAACGTCGCGCAATGGCCGTAGCTCAAGAGCAAGAGATGAAAGCACGCGTAGTGGAAATGAGAGCACGTGTGGTGGAATCCGAATCTCAAGTACCTTTGGCTATGTCCGAAGCACTTCGCAGTGGTAAGATTGGTGTCATGGATTACATGAACCTGAAAAACATTGAAGCGGATACTCAAATGCGCAACACATTGGGAAAACCTGGTGAAGGTTCTAATTCCAACGATCAGGGTGATTCCAAAAACGGAAGATAG